One Dictyoglomus thermophilum H-6-12 DNA window includes the following coding sequences:
- a CDS encoding LemA family protein, translating to MIGLIVLGVIIFLVAFVIIIYNRLVVLRNRVENAWAQIDVQLKRRFDLIPNLVETVKAYASHEKEVFDKIAMYRAQMAGAKTPGEAAQANEGLSSVLKTLFAIAENYPELKANQNFMMLQEELSGIESKIAYARQFYNDTVMIYNQSLQVFPNSIIANIFGFKPKEYFEVENPEERRAVKVSF from the coding sequence ATGATTGGTTTAATTGTTTTAGGTGTAATTATTTTCCTTGTGGCTTTTGTCATAATTATCTACAATCGCTTGGTGGTATTAAGAAATAGAGTAGAAAATGCATGGGCGCAGATAGATGTTCAATTGAAAAGAAGGTTTGATTTAATTCCAAATCTTGTAGAGACAGTTAAGGCTTATGCTTCTCACGAAAAAGAAGTTTTTGATAAGATAGCTATGTATAGAGCTCAGATGGCGGGGGCAAAGACTCCAGGAGAAGCTGCTCAGGCTAACGAAGGATTAAGTTCTGTTTTGAAGACTCTTTTTGCAATTGCAGAAAATTATCCTGAGCTTAAGGCAAATCAAAACTTTATGATGCTGCAAGAGGAACTCTCAGGAATAGAGTCAAAAATTGCTTATGCTAGACAATTTTATAACGATACAGTGATGATTTATAATCAATCTTTGCAAGTTTTTCCTAATTCTATTATTGCTAATATTTTTGGTTTTAAACCTAAGGAATACTTTGAGGTAGAGAACCCTGAAGAGAGAAGAGCTGTAAAAGTGAGCTTCTAA
- the htpX gene encoding zinc metalloprotease HtpX, whose amino-acid sequence MKPFTFYEAIEANKRKTWIIIFVISILLFLVCYAIVSYFELGEFGILVAFLMVFFVNYYAYKNSDEIILKYSGVREPTKEEFPYLLNVVEGLSIAAGIPTPKIYVMDDPSPNAFATGKDPKSGVVVVTKGLLDLLDRLELEGVIAHEISHIKNYDVRLQTVAAVMVGLIVILGDSLKRSFYYSRRRRDKDENILGIVSLVIAILAPFLATLLKFALSRQREYMADANAAMLTRYPEGLASALEKISKNFQPVKRANTMTAPLYIVNPLKGGMSNLFSTHPPIEDRIRRLRMMGERWKLLDKEG is encoded by the coding sequence ATGAAGCCCTTTACCTTTTATGAGGCTATAGAAGCTAATAAGAGGAAGACCTGGATTATTATCTTTGTTATCTCTATTCTGCTTTTTTTAGTTTGTTATGCCATTGTATCTTACTTTGAATTGGGAGAATTTGGAATATTAGTGGCTTTTTTAATGGTATTTTTTGTCAACTACTATGCCTATAAAAATAGTGATGAGATAATTTTGAAATATAGCGGTGTAAGAGAACCTACTAAAGAGGAATTTCCGTATCTTTTGAATGTGGTAGAAGGGTTAAGTATTGCTGCAGGAATACCTACTCCTAAAATTTATGTTATGGACGATCCTTCTCCAAATGCCTTTGCTACTGGCAAGGATCCCAAAAGTGGGGTAGTTGTTGTAACTAAAGGACTTTTGGATCTTCTTGATAGATTAGAACTTGAAGGAGTAATAGCTCATGAAATCTCACATATTAAAAATTATGACGTTAGATTACAAACTGTAGCAGCAGTTATGGTAGGGTTGATTGTGATATTAGGAGATAGTTTAAAGAGATCTTTTTATTATTCGCGGAGAAGAAGAGATAAAGATGAAAATATCTTAGGAATAGTTTCTTTAGTGATTGCAATTTTAGCACCCTTTCTTGCCACACTATTAAAATTTGCCCTTTCGAGACAAAGAGAATATATGGCAGATGCTAATGCTGCTATGCTAACAAGATATCCGGAGGGGCTTGCTTCTGCATTGGAGAAAATATCTAAAAATTTTCAACCAGTGAAAAGAGCAAATACAATGACTGCACCTCTTTACATAGTCAATCCTTTAAAGGGTGGGATGTCTAACCTGTTTAGTACTCATCCACCTATTGAGGATAGGATTAGAAGACTTAGAATGATGGGAGAAAGGTGGAAACTTTTGGATAAGGAGGGGTAA
- a CDS encoding nitroreductase family protein, which yields MNVFEAISKRRSIRKYQDRDVEEDKLLRILEAARLAPSARNRQEWRFIVVKDKKVKEELVREASPHQPFMLQAPIIIVAYVLEKDYIMRCGVPAHYIDVAIALTHIHLQAVEEGLGTCWIGSFYQDKVKKVLNLPEEAEVIQLMTLGYPAEDPSPRPRLSLEEIVKFV from the coding sequence ATGAATGTGTTTGAGGCTATAAGCAAAAGAAGAAGTATAAGAAAATATCAAGATAGAGATGTGGAGGAAGATAAGCTTTTGAGAATACTTGAAGCTGCTAGGCTTGCTCCATCTGCAAGAAATCGCCAAGAATGGAGATTTATTGTTGTTAAAGATAAAAAGGTAAAAGAAGAATTGGTTAGAGAAGCATCTCCGCATCAACCTTTTATGCTTCAGGCTCCTATCATAATTGTAGCCTATGTTTTAGAGAAGGATTATATTATGAGATGTGGTGTTCCAGCTCATTATATTGATGTGGCTATAGCTCTTACTCATATTCATCTTCAGGCAGTAGAAGAGGGACTTGGAACTTGTTGGATTGGTTCCTTTTATCAAGATAAAGTTAAAAAGGTTCTAAATCTACCAGAAGAAGCGGAGGTAATTCAGTTAATGACTTTAGGTTATCCTGCAGAAGATCCTTCTCCAAGACCTAGATTATCTTTGGAAGAAATTGTAAAGTTTGTTTAA
- a CDS encoding patatin family protein, translating into MGRLRIGVALGSGGAKGLSHIGVLKVLEENNVEISFVTGSSIGAIIGALYAKGYSPKDIEKLANNIAENKQQFYNLFDFSKSLQGIIKGDKILEYLDTILEGVTFDKLKKPFTPIAVDLITGEKVYIQEGKVAEGIRASMSIPVIFQPFSWKNRLLIDGGVLSPLPVKDLKMLYKPDIIIAVSLHKKTKWTPKENINIDIPFQPSTITEKITYSLSQTKIFKEFQKRLNPLLNPSLFDVLMQTIDIMNYELEESNKKEADIVINPDVQNYGTFDFDKAKELIEKGEIAAREKIPEILKLIKKKRKRFIFL; encoded by the coding sequence ATGGGAAGGTTAAGAATTGGAGTAGCATTAGGAAGTGGTGGAGCAAAAGGTCTATCTCATATAGGAGTTCTTAAGGTATTAGAAGAGAACAATGTAGAAATATCCTTTGTAACAGGAAGTAGTATCGGAGCAATAATAGGTGCATTGTATGCTAAGGGTTATTCTCCTAAGGACATTGAAAAATTAGCCAATAACATTGCAGAGAATAAACAACAATTTTATAACTTATTTGATTTTTCAAAATCTCTCCAAGGAATAATTAAAGGAGATAAGATCTTAGAGTATTTAGACACCATATTAGAGGGAGTCACCTTTGACAAATTGAAAAAACCCTTTACCCCTATCGCAGTAGATTTGATCACAGGAGAAAAAGTTTATATCCAAGAAGGGAAAGTAGCTGAGGGTATAAGAGCCAGTATGTCTATCCCCGTAATTTTTCAACCTTTTTCGTGGAAAAATAGACTCTTAATAGATGGAGGAGTTCTTTCTCCTCTTCCTGTAAAGGATTTAAAAATGTTATATAAACCTGATATTATAATTGCAGTAAGTCTTCACAAAAAAACTAAATGGACCCCAAAAGAAAACATAAATATTGATATACCTTTTCAACCCAGTACTATCACTGAAAAAATTACTTATTCTTTATCTCAAACCAAAATTTTCAAAGAGTTTCAAAAAAGATTAAATCCCTTATTAAACCCATCTCTATTTGATGTATTAATGCAAACCATAGACATAATGAACTATGAACTTGAAGAAAGTAATAAAAAAGAAGCAGATATTGTAATAAATCCAGATGTTCAAAATTATGGAACTTTTGATTTTGACAAAGCAAAAGAATTAATAGAAAAAGGCGAAATTGCTGCAAGAGAAAAAATCCCTGAAATTTTGAAGCTTATTAAAAAGAAAAGAAAAAGATTTATATTCCTTTAA
- a CDS encoding PucR family transcriptional regulator ligand-binding domain-containing protein gives MTLERVKEVLKAQVLCGEEHLNKEISLVGATDLMSDALCLLEEGALLLTGLVTVQVIRTAEMLDLVGVVFVRGKIPPKDVIELARNSNLPLLSTKYPMYEACGLLYIAGFRGKKVDVDS, from the coding sequence ATGACCTTAGAGAGGGTTAAAGAAGTCTTAAAAGCTCAAGTACTATGCGGGGAGGAACATTTAAACAAAGAGATATCTCTTGTTGGAGCTACTGATCTTATGAGTGATGCTCTATGTCTATTAGAGGAAGGAGCTTTACTTCTAACAGGTCTTGTAACGGTACAAGTTATAAGGACGGCGGAAATGCTTGATCTTGTAGGAGTGGTTTTTGTAAGAGGAAAAATTCCTCCTAAGGATGTGATTGAACTTGCTCGCAATTCTAACTTACCTTTGCTTTCGACTAAGTACCCTATGTATGAAGCTTGTGGATTGTTATACATAGCTGGTTTTAGAGGAAAGAAGGTAGATGTTGATTCTTGA
- a CDS encoding CBS domain-containing protein has protein sequence MKIPKEYLENIKVKDIMNTDIVRLRPYQDMRSLQEIMRIKRIDAIPIVDDLERLIGLVTVENVIQALVKGDLNVPCERYMVREPKCLKPDDNLYEALLKFRQFRFGRFPVVDEEGKVLGILSTKDIVLNLVDIEDIEGIKEEKKEEAVLVLEYPVMGGDFALAGMASSNVKKTLQQLGISPDIIRRVAVVTYEAEMNIVIHAYRGVLRVKVTPEYIDIVAEDEGPGIPDIELAMQPGYSTAPDNIREMGFGAGMGLPNIKNSSDELKIDSIVGRGTTVHSRIYLKREKNV, from the coding sequence TTGAAGATCCCAAAAGAATATCTTGAAAATATAAAAGTTAAGGATATTATGAATACTGATATTGTAAGGTTAAGACCTTACCAGGATATGCGTTCTCTTCAAGAGATAATGCGAATTAAAAGAATTGATGCTATACCCATTGTGGATGATTTAGAAAGACTTATTGGTCTCGTAACTGTGGAAAATGTTATCCAAGCTTTAGTAAAAGGTGATCTGAATGTTCCTTGTGAGAGATATATGGTGAGAGAGCCTAAATGCTTGAAACCTGATGACAATCTTTATGAGGCATTGCTAAAATTTAGACAGTTTAGATTTGGTAGATTTCCAGTAGTTGATGAAGAAGGTAAAGTTCTTGGAATATTAAGCACTAAAGATATAGTTCTGAATCTTGTAGATATTGAAGATATAGAGGGAATAAAAGAGGAAAAAAAAGAAGAGGCAGTGCTTGTTCTGGAGTATCCAGTAATGGGAGGAGATTTTGCCTTAGCAGGGATGGCATCAAGTAATGTGAAAAAGACCTTGCAGCAATTGGGTATAAGCCCTGATATTATAAGGAGAGTTGCAGTAGTGACTTATGAGGCTGAAATGAATATTGTAATTCATGCTTATAGAGGAGTTTTGAGAGTAAAGGTAACTCCAGAATATATTGATATTGTAGCAGAAGACGAAGGACCAGGAATACCCGATATAGAACTTGCAATGCAGCCAGGTTATTCTACTGCTCCTGATAACATAAGAGAAATGGGATTTGGAGCAGGAATGGGGCTTCCCAATATAAAAAATTCTTCCGATGAACTTAAGATCGATTCCATAGTAGGTAGAGGTACGACAGTCCACTCAAGAATTTATTTGAAGAGGGAAAAGAATGTCTGA
- a CDS encoding [Fe-Fe] hydrogenase large subunit C-terminal domain-containing protein translates to MSERYIHSVAINLQRCRGCIHCIRHCPTEAMRVRNGKSLIIPYRCIDCGECIRVCPYHAPFGFTHTLDSIAYLENVVVIISPEFYSQFPTKYSIGDIQEAVRKATSAKEVWDTTYAIYLLESALLDYVNSSPNLPLISTYCPAIIELIQVRFPTLIPNLAPFKSPVEIMSQIIREHWQKDHPGEGLNLVYITPCPALASYLKEIKEDTVEFIIGIDNIYLKVKKELQEANLGVQKLFYPKGILTGTLGGEAQIFNEEEAISVGGIDKILRVLEDLERNKIQDVKFLELRACEEGCVGGVLNPESYYLAKKRIYSIYKALNKGKIENSDLLKDLSEMHISRIVRTSPISPRPVWKLDEDISKALKKMDEMKRILEILPGLDCGSCGSPTCASLAEDIVRGNAQIYDCIFLLKEKLWEMAKEMEELSRRSSSVILKRRSEDNEGQ, encoded by the coding sequence ATGTCTGAAAGATATATTCATTCTGTTGCTATAAATCTTCAAAGATGTAGAGGCTGTATTCACTGCATAAGACATTGTCCTACCGAGGCGATGAGAGTAAGAAATGGTAAATCTTTAATAATTCCCTATCGTTGTATTGATTGTGGAGAATGTATTAGGGTCTGCCCCTATCATGCTCCCTTTGGTTTTACGCATACATTGGATAGTATTGCTTATCTCGAAAATGTAGTAGTTATTATTTCTCCTGAGTTTTATTCTCAATTTCCTACTAAGTATTCTATTGGGGATATCCAAGAGGCGGTTAGAAAAGCTACTTCTGCAAAAGAGGTATGGGATACTACTTATGCTATCTATTTACTTGAGAGTGCTCTTTTAGATTATGTAAATTCTTCTCCTAACTTACCCTTGATTTCTACTTATTGTCCTGCAATAATTGAGCTAATTCAAGTGAGATTTCCTACGCTTATTCCTAACTTAGCTCCTTTTAAATCTCCAGTGGAGATTATGAGCCAGATTATAAGAGAGCACTGGCAGAAAGATCATCCTGGTGAAGGCCTGAACTTAGTATATATTACTCCTTGTCCTGCTCTTGCAAGTTATTTAAAGGAGATAAAAGAAGATACAGTTGAATTTATAATAGGTATAGATAATATCTACTTAAAAGTCAAAAAAGAACTTCAAGAAGCAAATTTAGGTGTACAAAAATTGTTTTATCCTAAAGGCATTCTTACAGGAACATTAGGTGGTGAAGCTCAAATATTTAATGAAGAAGAAGCAATAAGTGTTGGAGGTATAGACAAAATATTAAGAGTACTTGAAGACTTAGAGAGAAACAAAATTCAGGATGTAAAATTTTTAGAGCTTAGGGCTTGTGAAGAGGGATGTGTAGGAGGTGTTTTAAATCCTGAAAGTTATTATTTGGCAAAGAAAAGGATATATTCTATTTACAAGGCTTTAAATAAAGGAAAAATTGAGAATAGTGATTTATTAAAAGATCTTTCCGAAATGCATATCTCCAGAATAGTTAGAACATCTCCTATCTCGCCGAGACCTGTTTGGAAATTAGACGAAGATATAAGTAAGGCTCTTAAAAAGATGGATGAAATGAAAAGAATTCTTGAAATTCTTCCTGGTCTTGATTGTGGATCTTGTGGATCGCCGACATGTGCCTCTTTAGCTGAGGATATTGTAAGAGGTAATGCTCAAATATACGATTGTATCTTCCTTTTAAAAGAAAAATTATGGGAAATGGCTAAAGAAATGGAGGAGCTATCTAGAAGATCCTCTTCGGTTATTTTAAAGCGGAGGTCAGAAGATAATGAGGGTCAGTGA
- a CDS encoding DRTGG domain-containing protein, with amino-acid sequence MKGIELVKLIDGKVLTGKEKLDEIEIEKAFAADLMSDVLAMVTSDKRDVVLITGITNPQIIRTAEILDIPMIIICRGKVVPKEVIELAEEKGIILVSTEKIVFEVSGILYSHGIKAAVMKGKAREESKDS; translated from the coding sequence ATGAAAGGCATAGAACTGGTAAAATTAATTGATGGAAAAGTTTTAACAGGTAAAGAAAAACTTGATGAGATCGAAATCGAAAAAGCTTTTGCTGCAGATCTTATGAGTGATGTTCTTGCAATGGTCACATCGGATAAGAGAGATGTGGTGCTTATTACTGGAATTACAAATCCACAAATTATAAGGACTGCAGAGATATTAGATATTCCTATGATAATAATATGTAGGGGAAAAGTTGTACCTAAGGAAGTTATAGAACTTGCTGAGGAGAAAGGAATAATTTTGGTAAGTACCGAAAAGATAGTTTTTGAGGTAAGTGGAATTCTGTACTCTCATGGTATTAAAGCTGCAGTTATGAAGGGAAAAGCGAGAGAGGAGAGTAAGGATAGTTGA
- a CDS encoding PHP domain-containing protein, with protein sequence MKWVGVDLHIHTILSPCGDWDMSPKKIVERAKEVGLSVMGITDHHMVENFPAVSYWGKRLGILVIPGMEIQTKEEVHVLALFKDYELAYNFQKKIWNYLPEETNNEDLFGVQVVVNEKDEVERIENRLLLTSIQLSLEEVVNLIKKFGGIVILAHIDKNSFSVLSNLGFIPEGLDYDLLELSKNARVDKFLESNPYLVAKKDSFIISSDAHYIGDIEKPRTFIGLDKLTVESVFTSLKNKIIKIEKVEV encoded by the coding sequence TTGAAATGGGTTGGAGTAGATCTTCATATTCATACTATACTTTCTCCTTGTGGAGATTGGGATATGAGTCCTAAGAAGATAGTTGAGAGAGCTAAAGAAGTGGGACTAAGTGTTATGGGAATTACAGACCACCATATGGTAGAAAATTTTCCTGCAGTTTCTTACTGGGGAAAGAGGTTGGGAATTTTGGTTATTCCTGGAATGGAAATTCAGACTAAAGAAGAGGTTCATGTATTAGCATTATTCAAAGATTATGAACTTGCTTACAATTTTCAAAAAAAAATTTGGAATTATCTGCCTGAAGAAACTAATAATGAAGATCTTTTTGGAGTACAGGTAGTAGTTAATGAAAAAGATGAAGTAGAAAGAATTGAGAATAGATTATTACTAACCTCTATACAACTCTCTTTAGAAGAGGTTGTAAATTTGATTAAAAAATTTGGGGGAATTGTGATCTTAGCTCATATTGATAAAAATAGTTTTAGTGTACTTTCTAATCTTGGTTTTATACCTGAGGGATTAGATTATGATTTACTTGAGCTATCAAAGAATGCGAGGGTTGATAAGTTTCTTGAGAGTAATCCTTACTTAGTGGCAAAGAAGGATAGTTTCATAATTTCCTCTGACGCGCATTATATAGGAGATATTGAAAAGCCGAGAACCTTTATAGGCTTAGATAAACTTACAGTTGAAAGTGTTTTTACGAGTCTTAAAAACAAAATTATAAAAATAGAAAAAGTGGAGGTATAG
- the nuoE gene encoding NADH-quinone oxidoreductase subunit NuoE, with the protein MAVELKFSEYAQKEVERILDRFSSTKGSLIMILHAIQEKFGYLPKEALEMVSEKLKIPLSEIYGVVTFYSFFRLEPQGKHVIRLCMGTACYVKGAADLLTALEQMGLKEGKVTEDGYFSLDLVRCIGACSMAPALMIDEEVYGKLTPDKLKKLIENFRKEHQ; encoded by the coding sequence ATGGCTGTAGAATTAAAGTTCTCAGAGTATGCCCAGAAAGAAGTAGAGAGAATCTTAGACAGATTTTCTTCTACCAAAGGATCTCTAATTATGATTTTACATGCTATTCAGGAGAAATTTGGTTATCTTCCTAAAGAGGCTTTAGAAATGGTATCTGAAAAGTTAAAGATACCATTAAGTGAAATTTATGGAGTAGTTACTTTTTATTCTTTCTTCCGATTGGAGCCTCAAGGAAAGCATGTAATCAGACTTTGTATGGGTACTGCCTGTTATGTTAAGGGGGCAGCAGATTTGTTGACGGCTTTAGAGCAAATGGGTTTGAAGGAAGGAAAAGTAACTGAGGATGGTTATTTCTCTTTGGATCTTGTGAGATGTATTGGTGCTTGTAGTATGGCTCCTGCTCTTATGATTGATGAGGAAGTATATGGAAAATTAACTCCTGATAAGCTGAAGAAATTGATAGAAAATTT